The stretch of DNA GGTCACAGCGTTCAGGGCGGTCGTCAGTTGTCTGACGAAGGACGCGGGCGGTGCGCCGGCAACGGTGAATTTAACGACTGCTCCGTTCCCGGCTACCACAGGACCGGCGAGCACCGGCGGCGGAAACGCGAAAATTGAAGCCTGGCTCAACCTGCCCAGCCCGTGTATCGCACCCATCATTTTCGTCACCAGCCCAGGAGGTAACTGGTTCGCGGCGACGGGTAACTGAGAATCGCGCGTCGCTGCAAACCTGCTCTGACGGCGGCGCGCACCTCCAGTCACTTCAGGCGGCCCCGGAATCGTTGCACCCCCCGAGCCTCGTCCCCAGAGTGCTCTCCGATATCTCAGGTTTCGGACTAACTCAGTTTCCGGTAACCCCACTTCAAGACCGGAACTCAGACGCGGTGACGAACACGGGCGATGAGTTAACATGTAAGCGCGATGCGAGAGGGTTGGAGCGGCGACGATTACGTGGTCTTGTTCTCAGAGGACGACCTGCCGTCGGTGGCTCAGCGATACGGCATCGCGGACATGCTGCCCGGATACCGCGTCATTGGCCTGCGCGGCTGGGACGACTTTATCATTGAGGACCCGAAGGGCGGCATCTTCACGGTGCCTACGGTTCCATGCGACCTCAAGCACATCGCACGTTTTCACCCTCTGGACGAAGATCAGCTTGTTGCTGATGCACGCTTCGTCGGCAGGGTCAAGTGGTACGTCACCCCGATTGCGTTCGGAGGGCCGCCAAGCGCCCCCGAGAACATCGCATGGATCACCCATGGGCAACATGCGGATCTTGTTCGCTGGTGGAACAATAAGTACCGGGAGTTGTCGGGTCCTCGTGCCTCAATGGAATGAAGCCCCACATATCATTCCCAACGTGACCTCAGTTGCTTGTTGATCTCCCATTCGGCCTCACGAATGGCGATTCGGTCGCTTGTTGCGACCTGCGCCAGACCTCGCATCAAAACCTCATCGGGCACCTCGCCGCCGAGGGCACGCTTGAGAAGATCCATGTGACTTTCCAGGACGGTGGCAGCGTGCCACACGTCCACGATGCCCCAGCGCTTAACCTCGCACTGTTTGTTCAAGAGGCCCAGCACGAGACCAAGTTCGTGTAGATCGCTCGGACGAGTTCTAGAGCCGACATGTACGTCAAGTTCGCCCCGTCCACGGCAGAAACGGATCAGCATGTTCCCGACTTCGAGCGTCACGAAAGCGTAGTCGAAACCGGGGGGAAAAGGACGCCTTCATTCGGAATTATGCGGGCGTGTTGCTCCTCAAAGAGAAAGGGCATCGCCTCAGCTATATCGAGCCGAAGCTTCCTCTCGTTTCGCCTTGCCAGTGGTCTGTCAAGCAAGCCCAACAGAAGCCATATCGGTCTTAGGACGAATGCAAGGAAGCGTACTGGCGGGACGACCAGGTTGTTCACTATCCATCGATGCGTTCTGCGATTCATCGCAACCGATCAGACTACCATCTCGCCACCTCTGCAAGCGCGATAGTGGCGCACTCTCTGATAATGGCGTAGAAACGCGGTTCAGTTCCTTTGACGAATGTCGAAATAGGGCATGGCCGCCGCCGCGCAGGAACTGCGGAGTCAATGGACGGAAGCGCCACATATCATTCCCGAGCCCCGGCAGCAAGCTTGCGCCCGCCAATCCGCGAGTAGGGCGTTAGGCGTCAAATCGACGAGGCCCGCTCAGCTTCCGGGTGGCGAATGATCCGGGGCGTTCCGCAGCCCAGGCATGAGATCAGCCGCGGAATCGCAGCACAAACTCACCACCTCTGGCAGATATGAGACCATCACCCGCCAGCGCGCACTTTGCGCGCAGACTCCACTCCAAAAACCGGCAATCCAGTGTCGGTGAGCAATCCGATCTGCTTCAGCACGGAAGCCTGATCCCAGTAGATGTGTTCATGTGCAATCTTGCCATCGCGAAACCGCACGATGGCGACCAAAGCCACTTCCACGTAGCGATTTGTAGGAGCAACACCCGGCAGCATCCAGGGCATTTCCTGCGTGTGAGTGAACGAGAAGATCATTTCATCCACCAACTGCTCTTCACCCACTGTTCGTGAGATCGGTGTGAGCTTCGTGTCGGGCGGCATGCTCGGAATGAAATCACGGGAATAGAAGGAGCGCAAAGCGGTTCGCCCCGAGCCGCCCGTCAGCACCGGGACGTGATTGACGTAGGCATCTTCCACCATCGTGGCCAGTGTTGCCTCCGTGTCGCGCGTGGAAAACTCATGCCGGGTATGTTCTTCCCAGAATCGAACCAAGTCTTCACGGAGCATCAAGCAATTCTAGCCGATACCGTCATTCAACCGCTTGGGCCCTCCGCCAGAGGCGTTGGTTTCAACACGACGCCCGGATCAGCGGCCACTCGGAATCCAACCACGTTAGCGAAAAGTCCCCATCTCGTCGATATGGCCTTCCGAAGCCGCTGTTCGGCGACAACCCCCGACAAGTCCCCCGTATTTGGCGACAATT from Terriglobales bacterium encodes:
- a CDS encoding ester cyclase — protein: MLREDLVRFWEEHTRHEFSTRDTEATLATMVEDAYVNHVPVLTGGSGRTALRSFYSRDFIPSMPPDTKLTPISRTVGEEQLVDEMIFSFTHTQEMPWMLPGVAPTNRYVEVALVAIVRFRDGKIAHEHIYWDQASVLKQIGLLTDTGLPVFGVESARKVRAGG